A region of the Cryptococcus deuterogattii R265 chromosome 1, complete sequence genome:
ATTATTATTTCCCTCGAATCATGAGTAGTTGGTCCACTCGAGATTCGATTGCGAATGTCTGTCCTGACATGTGTAGATTGAAAGTGATGTCATCTGGAatgcatcatcatctacatCTAATACATATTATTGAGCCTGGATGGTAAATAATTGTAAATCATTATAGGAAATGTACAAAGAGCTGCAGCGAAATGTTCAGTAGCATGAAACCACCAGTAAAATAGGGAGTACAGACTGGCATGACGCTCTTAATTCTTCGTTGTTGTTCTTGTGTGTCGTGCTGAACaacttttcctcttcttacTACTTctatcatcaacatcttctcccatgGTTCTGCTCCCCAGTTGAGGAAAGATAGTTTCTCCAAGGGTGCCGCTTGACAAGTAGCTATGCACTGGTCATGATCCTTTATGCCCGTTGCGAGTCGATTCCAATAGTAGTTTCAACAAAGGATGGCGGGTTTGAGGGTCAACTTATCAAAGGTAAGTCCGAAAAAATCTTCAAACCAAGATTTTATGGCTGAATCCAGGTGTGCGATGCCTTTTTGCTTTGTACTCCATTCAGATTTTTGTAGCAATGTTATGAGAACAGCCAACAAGGCTCAAACACACATAGGAGTACCATAAAGCTCGTCAAAAGAGGCAAATGCCATATATATAGGTCATTAAAAAGCAATTGTGTGACAGTGTATTGAACTGCTTCTCATTCGTACGTCGAGTTGAGCTCGAATCTTTTGTTTGACACAAAAGTTGGTCCACGTTATCTCATCTGACATCCCTTCACCCCTCCATTCAGCAGCGTAAAGCCATCACGAAGTGATCTAAGATAGTCAAAATGATTATCTTGACAAAAATGTCCCATCACCCTCTGATTTCTCAAccatttctttctcttggTCTGACCTCCCTGGCCTTGCTATTCTTGGTTCTGGTGCTGTTAAGTGTACCCGGGCCGATCAAGGGTATGTACTGGTTCAGTGTGGAGGGTCAGGGTACGACCGATGGGCCATTGAGTGCTGGTGTTCTTGGGTGGTGCTGTAAGTTGTATCCTTCTACAGAGGCAAATAGCAGTCCGTTTGTTGACCTGATCGTCAGTACAAGGCACATCGAACTGCACTTATGCACCCCTCAGGTAAGAGACTTCCCTTCATCCGCACAGCAGATTACACCAACCATGAGGCTTAGTGAAAATGCCTATCTTTCCACCATGATTAACACTGGTGAAGCATTGACTGTTCGCATCATGCTTCCTCTCGCCTGTTACTGGATGATCGTCGTGATGGCCCTCTGGGTTTTGCTCACCGTCCTTGTACCTTTTGGCTACCGTATCCGAGATCTCGACAGCATTACCAGGCACCTAAGGTTTGCTATTGTAGAAGCTTGCGTCCTTTGCGTGAGCCTCTTCGGTAACGTGCTCTGTTGGCTGGCTTTTGGGTTAGGGAGGTCCGCATACTTGAGTGTCCAAAATGGCGGGGGTAACCCAACAAGTGGTCGTGCTATGGAAACGTCAGTCGGTTTCAGATTCCCTCTGCCTGGACTTGACTAACCACGTTTCGTATAGTACTGCTGTCGCAGCTCTCCTCTCACTGCTCTCCCTCGGTACTGCAATCTGgggtcttcatcttcgacTCCGAAGCGCGCAATCGCACTGGCGAGAGGAAGCCGTTATGGTCCGCCGTCGTTCTATGGCACTTTTCGCTTCCGGCGCAGTCCGTCCAGAGGATGCTGCCACCTTGGGAGTCACCGGAAATTTtttggagaaaaaggatagTCAGCGGTGGTCTACCAATAGTTCAGATGTCCCTAGCTACACTGCAAACAGTGGAGCATCGCAACATAGAGACAATGGTTTCAAAGCTGGCTATCAGCCAGACATAGAGGcgggcgaagaagaggaaatagATGTTAAACTAGAGAAGGCTAAAAGAAATTCAGTCGATCAAATCCGAAGAACATCGTGAGTATCCATTTGTTGGCACGTTCAGTTCAAAGACAGCTGACCCAATTCGTCTGTACAAGGATCCACGACTCCCCCTATCATGCTGCCAACGGAACTGTTCGACCCCCAAATTGATCAGCAAGAAGCAAATACGCGAAGCAAGGTCAACTCCTCGTCAACTAACAATGCTTTTTTATCTGTCGACACCGATTTGCAATAGAGAAGACAAGTGCTATTTCTGCACTCTCCTAAATTTGGCGTGCGATGAAATGATTAATCTATGATCAGTTATGTAGTCAAGGATCATAGATACAATTAAGTTTTTGTGAATGGATGATTTACATCATGCGATCAGTTCCGCAATGTGCACAACCTCCTTTTAAAATTGAGAATGTTCAGTCGATGGCATGAAACATGAATCGTCGCTCTCCATGCATATCCCGTCCTAAGCAGCTCATCGCTGATACGGAAGCGTCTGTCCTTGATTTTGTTGCTGACCTTGGCTTTGTGCCTGGCCTTGACCATTCACCGGGACATTGCTGGGGCTTTTCTCTGCCTCCTTTCTAGCTGACTCCTCTCGAATGACATCATCTGCCCGTTTGGTAAGTTCAAGGACGTTGGCGTCGATGGTGAAGTCTTCCGCCGTTCTTTGCCTAACCCATGTTCGAGTGTCGAGGTATGCAAATGGACCACGGATCCAGTTTGGTTGCCCACTAGAACGATCGGCTTTGGAGAGATCAATGCTCGCGAGAGTAGGGGAGGTGAGCCATGTTTGTAATTCTGTATGATAACGCCATCCTCGGGCAAACCTGAAATTGTATTAGGTAGAGCTGGTACATTGCGAGTTTACTTACAGTTCCTCCGCGACCCGGAGCTGCAAAACGTCTTGAGGAGACATATaaaaggcaaggaaaagagtaTCTTCTGCGAAGTTTTGCAATTTGGACTCTACAGGAGGCGCATGAACGTAGTAACACTGAGGGATGTGGAATGATTCTTCAATTTGAGGTGGCGGTAATGAGTTGGGTTCCACCCATGGGGTAACAAATGTAGGGTAGAGCGCCCTACGCAGATTCGTCAGTGAAAGCTCCAGAGTGGAATGTCCCTGCGCTTACTCCTCGCTGTTTATGTCCACGCCCAATTCTTCTAGATCTTCTCCAAACACCATCATGCCGCGATCCGTTTTGTTCATATGCATTTGTATCTCAAATAACAGCGCCTTCAATCCCCATCTATCCACCGGGGAACTCAGGATCTGCTGTACAGGTCGTACCACAGGTTCTGTATGTCTTGGTGACTGTCTTTGCCATGAGTCAGTCGTAGATGCAGGCCCACCCATCCCAGACTGAGGATGTGGTGGATTGGTTGAAGGGGTCGCATTTGCGGACTGGGATGCACTTGCACTGCTTGTACCGTTGGGTAatggtgaaggagaggaagggacGGGTTGATGTACGCTAGACGGATTCCGAAGAAAGTTCGCCATCTATCCATATCTTGTCAGCAAAGCCACCACTGTCGTCCACTGAACACT
Encoded here:
- a CDS encoding CCR4-NOT transcription complex subunit 2 gives rise to the protein MFYATAGQQATQQPPTSRIAGYPRSGPPGFGVRSSDPNDFPALGSHSQHNSSYIAQNQSGQGSANASHQNTHLQQQQQLYMQQQQQQQLGVTPTPPPGISGPTAGASSQSNGGLTEEFPALGASSESKDGRMANFLRNPSSVHQPVPSSPSPLPNGTSSASASQSANATPSTNPPHPQSGMGGPASTTDSWQRQSPRHTEPVVRPVQQILSSPVDRWGLKALLFEIQMHMNKTDRGMMVFGEDLEELGVDINSEEALYPTFVTPWVEPNSLPPPQIEESFHIPQCYYVHAPPVESKLQNFAEDTLFLAFYMSPQDVLQLRVAEELFARGWRYHTELQTWLTSPTLASIDLSKADRSSGQPNWIRGPFAYLDTRTWVRQRTAEDFTIDANVLELTKRADDVIREESARKEAEKSPSNVPVNGQGQAQSQGQQQNQGQTLPYQR